One region of Mycolicibacterium insubricum genomic DNA includes:
- a CDS encoding MFS transporter, with amino-acid sequence MTASATQVAETESPAEPPMHRRVWTLVAACFGLLLVLSSMVALNTALGDLAIETSATQTQLTWIVDAYTLVMACLLLPAGALGDRFGRRGALLFGLVVFAIASAAPILAPNPAMLIISRGLAGAGAAFIMPATLSLITSVYSREERTKAVGLWAGVSGIGGVVGMLGSGVLLNFWSWPSIFWAFTISSVALIPLTLLARPSKESEPHPLDTVGAVLIGAAVAIFVFGILEIPSRGFGDPVVYGCLGAGVVLAIGFAAVELRRRHPLLDVRLFSNTTFATGAAAITMVFFALYGFFFIYMQFIQIALGYSALGTAVALTPLAPPLLFLAATSFWYLPRMGLRLVVFLGLAITGAGFICMRYLTLDSDYWGLAWPILILTTGLGLTIAPTTTAIMSSIPDDKQGVGSAVNDTTREVGAALGIALAGSMLATQYTRVLAPSLDGFPQPVREAATRSLGEAIGVSGHLGPAGQGLVDAAMQAFTDATHFALTILGAVTVISAVLIGLWAPGRDGRQLALVRRLTGGGYTGRHRAH; translated from the coding sequence ATGACAGCCTCCGCCACTCAGGTCGCCGAAACCGAGAGCCCGGCCGAACCACCGATGCACCGCCGGGTGTGGACGCTGGTCGCGGCCTGCTTCGGCCTGCTGTTGGTGCTGTCCTCGATGGTTGCGCTGAACACCGCGCTCGGCGATCTGGCCATCGAGACCTCGGCCACCCAGACGCAACTGACCTGGATCGTCGACGCCTACACACTCGTGATGGCCTGCCTGCTGCTGCCGGCGGGTGCGCTCGGCGACCGGTTCGGACGCCGCGGCGCGCTGCTGTTCGGGCTGGTGGTGTTCGCCATCGCCTCGGCCGCGCCGATCCTCGCCCCGAACCCGGCGATGCTGATCATCTCGCGCGGTCTGGCCGGCGCCGGCGCGGCGTTCATCATGCCGGCGACCCTGTCGCTGATCACCTCGGTGTACAGCCGGGAGGAACGGACCAAGGCGGTCGGCCTGTGGGCCGGGGTGTCCGGCATCGGCGGTGTGGTCGGCATGCTGGGATCCGGTGTCCTGCTGAACTTCTGGTCCTGGCCGTCGATCTTCTGGGCTTTCACCATCTCCTCCGTCGCGCTGATTCCGCTGACGCTGCTGGCACGGCCGTCCAAGGAGTCCGAGCCCCATCCGCTCGACACGGTGGGCGCTGTGCTGATCGGGGCCGCGGTGGCGATCTTCGTGTTCGGCATCCTGGAGATCCCGAGCCGGGGATTCGGCGACCCAGTGGTCTACGGCTGCCTGGGCGCCGGCGTGGTCCTGGCGATCGGATTCGCCGCGGTCGAACTGCGTCGGCGTCACCCGCTGCTCGACGTGCGACTGTTCTCCAACACCACGTTCGCCACCGGCGCCGCGGCCATCACCATGGTGTTCTTCGCCCTCTACGGCTTCTTCTTCATCTACATGCAGTTCATCCAGATCGCCCTGGGGTACAGCGCATTGGGCACCGCGGTGGCACTGACCCCGCTCGCACCGCCGTTGCTGTTCCTGGCCGCGACCTCGTTCTGGTACCTGCCGCGGATGGGGCTGCGGTTGGTCGTCTTCCTCGGCCTGGCGATCACCGGCGCCGGGTTCATCTGTATGCGCTACCTGACACTGGATTCCGACTACTGGGGGCTGGCCTGGCCCATCCTGATCCTGACCACCGGTCTCGGGCTGACCATCGCCCCGACCACCACGGCCATCATGTCCTCGATCCCCGACGACAAGCAGGGCGTCGGGTCGGCGGTCAACGACACCACCCGCGAGGTCGGTGCCGCCCTGGGCATCGCGCTGGCGGGCTCGATGCTGGCCACCCAGTACACCCGGGTGCTCGCGCCGTCGCTGGACGGCTTCCCGCAACCGGTCCGCGAGGCCGCCACCCGCTCCCTCGGCGAGGCCATCGGGGTCTCCGGTCACCTCGGCCCGGCCGGCCAGGGTCTCGTCGACGCCGCGATGCAGGCGTTCACCGACGCCACCCACTTCGCGCTGACCATCCTCGGCGCGGTCACCGTCATCTCGGCGGTGCTGATCGGATTGTGGGCCCCCGGACGCGACGGCCGGCAGCTGGCCCTCGTCCGTCGGCTCACTGGGGGCGGGTACACCGGCCGTCACCGCGCGCACTGA
- a CDS encoding TetR/AcrR family transcriptional regulator, producing MSGNRTDPRPARSRARLLEAATTLLRAGGPSAVTVDAVLRGANVARATLYRHFPSGNDLLAAAFQSLIPPAPMPPEEGSLHDRLTALLLAWAEHIAEAPALLTAMNWLALGRDLDALPDAGEATDSDEVRTLRERIAHQYAAPFDAIFDSPQATAELVDFDRATAMTLLLGPLVTARLSTLPDIDYRETVRAAVEGFLHVYGRH from the coding sequence TTGAGCGGCAACCGGACGGACCCACGGCCGGCGCGTTCCCGGGCCCGGCTGCTGGAGGCCGCCACCACCCTGCTGCGCGCCGGTGGCCCCAGCGCGGTGACCGTGGATGCTGTGCTGCGCGGCGCCAACGTCGCCCGCGCCACGCTGTACCGGCATTTCCCCAGCGGCAACGACTTGCTGGCCGCCGCATTCCAGAGCCTCATCCCGCCCGCCCCGATGCCTCCGGAGGAGGGCTCGCTGCACGACCGGCTGACGGCGCTGCTCCTGGCCTGGGCCGAGCACATCGCCGAGGCGCCCGCTCTGCTCACCGCGATGAACTGGCTGGCGCTGGGCCGCGACCTGGACGCGCTGCCCGACGCCGGGGAGGCTACCGACAGCGACGAGGTGCGCACCCTGCGCGAGCGGATCGCCCACCAGTACGCCGCGCCGTTCGACGCCATCTTCGACAGCCCGCAGGCCACGGCGGAACTCGTCGACTTCGACCGTGCGACGGCGATGACGCTGCTGCTGGGCCCGCTGGTGACGGCCCGTCTGTCCACCCTGCCCGACATCGACTATCGCGAAACCGTGCGCGCCGCCGTGGAAGGGTTCCTGCACGTTTACGGCAGGCACTGA
- a CDS encoding carboxylesterase/lipase family protein: MSSIAARPSRTAVLGAVLALLLGLWLAGCATEKAEPATPAPPPPDPGLDSGLVHTGGGAVRGVVADGYRLFYGIPYAAPPVGALRWQAPQPAAGWPGERDATRPGPRCIQDTRRDPGSGHGDSEDCLNLNVWSPAGARGLPVLVWIHGGGFASGDGAMYNAARLATGGNVVVVTLNYRLGALGFLAHSALGEGNYGLADQQAALRWVADNIGGFGGDPAKVTIAGESAGAMSVCDHLVAPGSTGLFRAAIIASGPCQKQTDLTAARIVSAAYARDRGCPDDKTAAACLRALPATALTSPPWYIHMGDNWLTGPATGTSLLPVNPVDRLGTENAARVPMLIGTTADEFTLFPAMQYLRTRTLPTAADYSRLITSTFGSHAAVVLAEYPVAPGATDAQVVLQYARTVTDGVFACPAARMAGAQSAVAPVYAYQFNDPDAVAPESMRHLPFPIGAGHALDLRYLFDIAGGSVPDAAQRALSAQMIRYWAAFVTNATPNAETPDDDPDWPQLADAAGAGPVMSLQPDGSRPISTFAGDHRCAFWAGLAA, translated from the coding sequence GTGTCGAGTATCGCCGCCCGTCCGTCGCGCACGGCGGTCCTGGGGGCGGTGCTGGCGCTGCTGCTCGGACTGTGGCTGGCCGGCTGCGCCACCGAGAAGGCCGAGCCGGCGACCCCGGCCCCGCCACCGCCCGACCCCGGGCTGGACAGCGGGCTGGTGCACACCGGCGGCGGTGCGGTACGCGGCGTCGTCGCCGACGGCTACCGGCTGTTCTACGGCATCCCGTACGCGGCGCCTCCGGTCGGGGCGCTGCGCTGGCAGGCGCCGCAGCCGGCAGCCGGCTGGCCCGGTGAGCGGGACGCCACCCGGCCCGGGCCGCGCTGCATCCAGGACACCCGCCGCGATCCCGGCTCCGGCCACGGCGACTCCGAGGACTGCCTGAATCTCAATGTGTGGAGCCCGGCGGGGGCCAGGGGGCTGCCCGTCCTGGTGTGGATCCACGGCGGCGGTTTCGCCAGCGGCGACGGCGCGATGTACAACGCGGCCCGGCTGGCCACCGGCGGCAACGTCGTCGTCGTCACCCTCAACTACCGGCTCGGAGCGCTGGGATTCCTGGCCCACTCGGCGCTCGGCGAGGGCAACTACGGGCTGGCCGACCAGCAGGCGGCGTTGCGCTGGGTGGCCGACAACATCGGCGGCTTCGGCGGCGATCCGGCCAAGGTCACCATCGCGGGCGAGTCCGCCGGGGCGATGTCGGTCTGCGACCACCTCGTTGCACCGGGATCCACCGGCCTGTTCCGCGCGGCCATCATCGCCAGCGGCCCGTGCCAGAAGCAGACCGACCTGACCGCGGCCCGCATCGTCAGCGCCGCCTACGCCCGCGACCGCGGCTGCCCCGACGACAAGACCGCCGCGGCCTGCCTGCGCGCGCTGCCGGCCACGGCGCTGACGAGTCCACCCTGGTACATCCACATGGGCGACAACTGGCTGACCGGTCCGGCGACCGGCACCTCACTGCTGCCGGTCAACCCGGTCGACCGGCTGGGGACGGAGAACGCGGCCAGGGTGCCGATGCTCATCGGCACCACCGCTGACGAGTTCACCCTGTTCCCGGCCATGCAGTACCTGAGGACGCGCACGTTGCCGACCGCGGCGGACTACTCCCGGCTGATCACCTCGACGTTCGGGTCGCACGCCGCGGTGGTCCTCGCCGAATACCCGGTGGCGCCCGGTGCCACCGATGCGCAGGTGGTCCTGCAGTACGCGCGGACGGTCACCGACGGAGTGTTCGCCTGCCCAGCCGCGCGGATGGCCGGCGCGCAGTCCGCCGTCGCCCCGGTGTACGCCTACCAGTTCAACGACCCCGACGCCGTCGCGCCCGAATCGATGCGCCACCTGCCATTCCCGATCGGCGCCGGGCACGCCCTGGACCTGCGCTACCTGTTCGACATCGCCGGCGGTTCCGTCCCCGATGCGGCCCAGCGGGCTCTGTCGGCCCAGATGATCCGATACTGGGCCGCATTCGTCACCAACGCCACCCCGAACGCCGAAACTCCCGACGACGACCCGGACTGGCCCCAGCTCGCCGACGCCGCCGGCGCGGGCCCGGTGATGTCACTGCAGCCCGACGGTTCCCGGCCGATCTCCACCTTCGCCGGCGATCACCGCTGCGCCTTCTGGGCGGGGCTGGCGGCCTGA
- a CDS encoding hotdog fold domain-containing protein, which produces MSSSPTYKAWQKLSGKPGGSALFSAAMMARVPYFTSVMPHVHRMEPGYCEVTAPKWYGVYNHIGTFHAIAACNLAEVSMGMLMEATVPSSHRWIPKAMTVEYLGKATTGLRAVAELDIPDFAAITEGTDVVVPVTITDKAGTEVVRAQITTWVTPA; this is translated from the coding sequence ATGAGCTCATCCCCCACCTATAAGGCCTGGCAGAAGCTGTCCGGCAAGCCCGGCGGCTCGGCGCTGTTCTCCGCGGCGATGATGGCCCGGGTCCCTTACTTCACCTCGGTGATGCCGCACGTGCACCGGATGGAGCCGGGCTACTGCGAGGTGACCGCCCCGAAGTGGTACGGCGTCTACAACCACATCGGCACCTTCCACGCCATCGCGGCCTGCAATCTGGCCGAGGTGTCGATGGGCATGCTGATGGAGGCGACGGTGCCGTCGTCGCACCGGTGGATCCCCAAGGCGATGACGGTGGAATACCTCGGGAAGGCGACGACGGGGCTGCGTGCGGTCGCCGAGCTGGACATTCCCGATTTCGCCGCGATCACCGAGGGCACCGACGTCGTCGTTCCGGTCACCATCACCGACAAGGCGGGCACCGAGGTGGTCCGCGCGCAGATCACCACCTGGGTCACCCCGGCCTGA
- the rpsJ gene encoding 30S ribosomal protein S10 → MAGQKIRIRLKAYDHEAIDASARKIVETVTRTGASVVGPVPLPTEKNVYCVIRSPHKYKDSREHFEMRTHKRLIDILDPTPKTVDALMRIDLPASVDVNIQ, encoded by the coding sequence GTGGCGGGACAGAAGATCCGCATCAGGCTCAAGGCCTACGACCACGAGGCGATTGACGCCTCGGCGCGCAAGATCGTCGAGACGGTCACCCGTACGGGCGCGTCCGTGGTCGGCCCGGTGCCGCTGCCGACCGAGAAGAACGTGTACTGCGTCATCCGGTCTCCGCACAAGTACAAGGATTCGCGGGAGCACTTCGAGATGCGCACGCACAAGCGCCTCATCGACATCCTCGATCCGACGCCGAAGACGGTCGACGCCTTGATGCGCATCGACCTGCCGGCCAGCGTCGACGTGAACATCCAGTAG
- the rplC gene encoding 50S ribosomal protein L3 — MARKGILGTKLGMTQVFDENNRVVPVTVVKAGPNVVTRIRTTERDGYAAVQLAYGEISPRKVNKPVTGQYTAAGVNPRRHLAELRLDDEAAAADYEIGQELTAEIFADGSYVDVTGTSKGKGFAGTMKRHGFAGQGASHGAQAVHRRPGSIGGCATPGRVFKGTRMSGRMGSEKVTTQNLKVHKVDAENGVLLIKGAIPGRNGGLVMVRTAIKKGEK; from the coding sequence ATGGCACGTAAAGGCATTCTGGGCACCAAGCTGGGCATGACGCAGGTGTTCGACGAGAACAACCGGGTGGTCCCGGTGACCGTCGTCAAGGCCGGCCCCAATGTGGTGACCCGCATCCGCACCACCGAGCGCGACGGCTATGCCGCCGTGCAGCTCGCCTACGGCGAGATCAGCCCGCGCAAGGTCAACAAGCCGGTCACCGGCCAGTACACCGCCGCCGGGGTCAACCCCCGCCGCCACCTGGCCGAGCTGCGGCTCGACGACGAGGCCGCGGCCGCCGACTACGAAATCGGCCAGGAGCTGACCGCCGAGATCTTCGCCGACGGCAGCTACGTCGACGTCACCGGCACCTCCAAGGGTAAGGGCTTCGCCGGCACCATGAAGCGGCACGGCTTCGCCGGTCAGGGCGCCAGCCACGGCGCGCAGGCCGTGCACCGCCGGCCCGGCTCGATCGGTGGCTGCGCCACCCCGGGCCGTGTCTTCAAGGGCACCCGGATGTCCGGCCGGATGGGCAGCGAGAAGGTCACCACGCAGAACCTGAAGGTGCACAAGGTCGACGCCGAGAACGGCGTGCTGCTGATCAAGGGCGCCATCCCCGGCCGCAACGGCGGACTCGTCATGGTTCGCACCGCGATCAAAAAGGGTGAGAAGTAA
- the rplD gene encoding 50S ribosomal protein L4, with the protein MTKKIDVLAPGGKKDGSVELPAELFDVEPNIALMHQVVVAQLAAARQGTHSTKTRGEVSGGGRKPYRQKGTGRARQGSTRAPQYTGGGTVHGPKPRDYSQRTPKKMIAAALRGALSDRARNDRIHAITELVSGQTPSTKSAKEFLGQLSTNRKLLLVIGRTDEVGAKSVRNLPGVHVVAPDQLNTYDVLNADDVVFSVEALNAYISAHAKEGVSA; encoded by the coding sequence ATGACCAAGAAAATTGACGTTCTTGCCCCCGGTGGCAAGAAGGACGGCAGCGTCGAGCTGCCGGCGGAGTTGTTCGACGTCGAGCCCAACATCGCGCTGATGCACCAGGTGGTCGTCGCGCAGCTGGCCGCCGCACGTCAGGGCACGCACTCCACCAAGACCCGCGGTGAGGTCTCCGGCGGCGGCCGCAAGCCGTACCGGCAGAAGGGCACCGGCCGCGCCCGCCAGGGCTCGACCCGCGCCCCGCAGTACACCGGCGGTGGCACCGTGCACGGCCCGAAGCCGCGCGACTACAGCCAGCGGACCCCGAAGAAGATGATCGCCGCCGCACTGCGCGGTGCTCTGAGCGACCGGGCCCGCAATGACCGCATCCACGCGATCACCGAGCTGGTGTCGGGTCAGACCCCGTCGACCAAGAGCGCCAAGGAATTCCTCGGCCAGCTGAGCACCAACCGCAAGCTGCTCTTGGTCATCGGCCGCACCGACGAGGTCGGCGCCAAGAGCGTCCGCAACCTGCCGGGCGTGCACGTCGTCGCACCGGATCAGCTGAACACCTACGACGTGCTCAACGCCGACGACGTGGTGTTCTCGGTGGAGGCACTCAACGCCTACATCTCGGCCCACGCGAAAGAAGGAGTGTCGGCCTGA
- the rplW gene encoding 50S ribosomal protein L23 has product MATVTAPHDIILAPVISEKAYGLIEGNVYTFLVHPDSNKTQIKIAVEKIYKVKVDSVNTANRQGKRKRTRAGYGQRKSTKRAIVTLAAGEKPIDVFGAPA; this is encoded by the coding sequence ATGGCAACCGTGACCGCACCCCACGACATCATTCTGGCCCCGGTCATCTCGGAGAAGGCCTACGGCCTGATCGAGGGCAACGTCTACACGTTCCTGGTCCACCCGGACTCGAACAAGACGCAGATCAAGATCGCCGTCGAGAAGATCTACAAAGTCAAGGTCGACTCGGTGAACACCGCCAACCGGCAGGGCAAGCGCAAGCGCACCCGGGCCGGCTACGGACAGCGCAAGAGCACCAAGCGCGCGATCGTGACCCTGGCCGCCGGCGAGAAGCCGATCGACGTGTTCGGAGCGCCGGCCTGA
- the rplB gene encoding 50S ribosomal protein L2, with protein MGIRKYKPTTPGRRGSSVSDFAEITRSTPEKSLIRPLHSTGGRNAHGRITTRHKGGGHKRAYRLIDFRRNDKDGVNAKVAHIEYDPNRTANIALLHFLDGDKRYIIAPKDLKQGDVIESGPNADIKPGNNLPLRNIPAGTVIHAVEMRPGGGAKLARSAGVSIQLLGKEGAYATLRMPSGEIRRVDVRCRATVGEVGNAEQANINWGKAGRMRWKGKRPTVRGVVMNPVDHPHGGGEGKTSGGRHPVSPWGKPEGRTRKPNKPSDKLIVRRRRTGKKR; from the coding sequence ATGGGAATTCGCAAGTACAAGCCGACGACCCCCGGTCGTCGCGGTTCCAGCGTCTCCGACTTCGCCGAGATCACCCGTTCGACGCCGGAGAAGTCGCTGATCCGTCCGCTGCACAGCACCGGTGGCCGTAACGCACACGGCCGCATCACCACCCGGCACAAGGGCGGCGGCCACAAGCGCGCCTACCGCCTCATCGACTTCCGTCGCAACGACAAGGACGGCGTCAACGCCAAGGTCGCACACATCGAGTACGACCCGAACCGCACCGCGAACATCGCGCTGCTGCATTTCCTGGACGGCGACAAGCGCTACATCATCGCCCCCAAGGACCTCAAGCAGGGCGACGTGATTGAGTCCGGGCCGAACGCCGACATCAAGCCGGGCAACAACCTGCCGCTGCGCAACATCCCGGCCGGTACCGTCATCCACGCCGTGGAGATGCGGCCCGGCGGCGGGGCCAAGCTGGCCCGCAGCGCCGGCGTCAGCATCCAGCTGCTCGGTAAGGAAGGCGCCTACGCCACGCTGCGTATGCCCTCGGGCGAGATCCGCCGCGTCGACGTGCGCTGCCGCGCCACCGTCGGCGAGGTCGGCAACGCCGAGCAGGCCAACATCAACTGGGGCAAGGCCGGCCGTATGCGGTGGAAGGGCAAGCGCCCGACCGTCCGCGGTGTCGTGATGAACCCGGTCGACCACCCGCATGGTGGTGGTGAAGGCAAGACCTCCGGTGGCCGCCATCCGGTCAGCCCGTGGGGCAAGCCGGAAGGCCGCACCCGCAAGCCCAACAAGCCGAGCGACAAGCTCATCGTCCGCCGCCGGCGCACCGGCAAGAAGCGCTAG
- the rpsS gene encoding 30S ribosomal protein S19 produces the protein MPRSLKKGPFVDDHLLKKVDVQNEKNTKQVIKTWSRRSTIIPDFIGHTFAVHDGRKHVPVFVTEAMVGHKLGEFAPTRTFKGHIKDDRKSKRR, from the coding sequence ATGCCTCGTAGCCTCAAAAAGGGTCCGTTCGTCGACGACCATCTGCTCAAGAAGGTCGACGTGCAGAACGAGAAGAACACCAAGCAGGTCATCAAGACCTGGTCCCGTCGGTCGACCATCATCCCCGACTTCATCGGTCACACCTTCGCCGTCCACGACGGCCGCAAGCACGTGCCGGTGTTCGTCACCGAGGCGATGGTCGGGCACAAGCTCGGCGAGTTCGCCCCGACGCGGACCTTCAAGGGTCACATCAAGGACGACCGGAAGAGCAAGCGCCGCTAA
- the rplV gene encoding 50S ribosomal protein L22 yields MTTVTEYPSATAKARFVRVSASKARRVIDLVRGKSVEEALDILRWAPQSASEPVAKVIASAAANAQNNEGLDPSTLVVATVYADEGPTAKRIRPRAQGRAYRIRKRTSHITVIVESRPAKENRGRKATSASGARAARAQGSKAAAAKKATATEASSEAKGGSN; encoded by the coding sequence ATGACTACCGTTACTGAATACCCGTCCGCCACGGCGAAGGCCCGCTTCGTCCGGGTGTCGGCCAGCAAGGCCCGCCGGGTCATCGACCTGGTGCGCGGCAAGTCCGTCGAGGAGGCTCTCGACATCCTGCGCTGGGCGCCCCAGTCTGCCAGCGAGCCGGTCGCCAAGGTGATCGCCTCCGCCGCGGCCAACGCCCAGAACAACGAAGGCCTGGACCCGTCCACCCTGGTGGTGGCGACCGTCTACGCCGACGAGGGCCCCACCGCCAAGCGCATCCGTCCGCGCGCCCAGGGGCGTGCCTACCGGATCCGCAAGCGCACCAGCCACATCACGGTGATCGTGGAAAGCCGTCCGGCCAAGGAGAACCGCGGCCGCAAGGCCACCTCGGCCTCCGGTGCCCGCGCGGCTCGCGCCCAGGGCTCCAAGGCCGCCGCGGCGAAGAAGGCAACTGCAACCGAGGCTTCCAGCGAAGCGAAGGGAGGCTCGAACTAG
- the rpsC gene encoding 30S ribosomal protein S3 has protein sequence MGQKINPHGFRLGITTDWKSRWYADKQYADYVKEDVAIRKLLATGLERAGIADVEIERTRDRVRVDIHTARPGIVIGRRGAEADRIRTDLEKLTKKQVQLNILEVKNPESQAQLVAQGVAEQLSNRVAFRRAMRKAIQSAMRQPNVKGIRVQCSGRLGGAEMSRSEFYREGRVPLHTLRADIDYGLYEAKTTFGRIGVKVWIYKGDIVGGKREVTAAAPADRPRRDRPSGTRPRRSGASGTTATSTDAGRAASDDAAETAESATPVTAEAPAVESTES, from the coding sequence GTGGGCCAGAAGATCAACCCCCACGGCTTCCGCCTCGGCATCACCACCGACTGGAAGTCCCGGTGGTATGCCGACAAGCAGTACGCCGACTACGTCAAGGAAGACGTCGCGATCCGCAAGCTGCTGGCCACCGGCCTGGAACGCGCCGGCATCGCCGACGTCGAGATCGAGCGGACCCGTGACCGGGTGCGCGTCGACATCCACACCGCCCGCCCGGGCATCGTCATCGGCCGCCGCGGCGCCGAGGCCGACCGGATCCGCACCGACCTGGAGAAGCTGACCAAGAAGCAGGTTCAGCTGAACATCCTCGAGGTGAAGAACCCGGAGAGCCAGGCCCAGCTGGTCGCCCAGGGTGTCGCCGAGCAGTTGAGCAACCGCGTGGCGTTCCGCCGGGCGATGCGCAAGGCCATCCAGTCGGCCATGCGTCAGCCCAACGTCAAGGGCATCCGCGTGCAGTGCTCGGGCCGCCTCGGCGGTGCGGAGATGAGCCGCTCGGAGTTCTACCGCGAAGGCCGGGTGCCGCTGCACACGCTGCGCGCCGACATCGACTACGGCCTGTACGAGGCCAAGACCACCTTCGGTCGCATCGGTGTGAAGGTCTGGATCTACAAGGGCGACATTGTCGGAGGCAAGCGCGAGGTCACCGCCGCCGCTCCCGCCGACCGTCCGCGCCGGGACCGCCCGTCGGGCACCCGTCCGCGTCGCAGCGGGGCCTCGGGCACCACTGCAACCAGCACCGACGCCGGCCGTGCGGCCAGCGACGACGCTGCCGAGACCGCCGAGTCGGCGACCCCGGTCACCGCCGAGGCGCCGGCCGTTGAGAGTACGGAGAGCTAG
- the rplP gene encoding 50S ribosomal protein L16 has translation MLIPRKVKHRKQHHPKQRGIASGGTSVTFGDYGIQALEHAYITNRQIESARIAINRHIKRGGKVWINIFPDRPLTKKPAETRMGSGKGSPEWWVANVKPGRVLFELSYPSEEVARAALTRAIHKLPIKARIVTREEQF, from the coding sequence ATGTTGATTCCCCGTAAGGTCAAGCACCGCAAGCAGCACCACCCCAAGCAGCGGGGTATCGCCAGCGGCGGGACCTCGGTCACCTTTGGTGACTACGGCATCCAGGCACTGGAACACGCCTACATCACCAACCGGCAGATCGAGTCCGCTCGTATCGCCATCAACCGGCACATCAAGCGTGGCGGCAAGGTGTGGATCAACATCTTCCCGGACCGCCCGCTGACCAAGAAGCCGGCCGAAACCCGCATGGGTTCCGGTAAGGGTTCGCCGGAGTGGTGGGTGGCCAACGTCAAGCCCGGACGCGTGCTGTTCGAGCTGAGCTACCCCAGTGAAGAGGTGGCGCGTGCGGCCCTGACCCGCGCGATCCACAAGCTGCCGATCAAGGCACGCATCGTTACCCGAGAGGAGCAGTTCTGA
- the rpmC gene encoding 50S ribosomal protein L29, translating into MAVGVSAGELRELTDEELTDRLRKSKEELFNLRFQMATGQLEKNHALGRVRREIARIYTVLNERELGLSAGPAGEES; encoded by the coding sequence ATGGCAGTGGGCGTTTCCGCCGGCGAACTGCGCGAGCTCACCGACGAAGAGCTGACCGACCGTCTGCGCAAATCCAAGGAAGAGCTGTTCAACCTGCGCTTCCAGATGGCCACCGGCCAGTTGGAGAAGAACCACGCACTGGGCCGTGTCCGCCGGGAGATCGCGCGGATCTACACCGTGCTCAACGAACGTGAACTGGGCCTGTCCGCCGGGCCCGCAGGTGAGGAATCGTAA
- the rpsQ gene encoding 30S ribosomal protein S17 — MADTKGPKHTPATEKPRGRRKTVIGYVVSDKMQKTIVVELEDRKSHPLYGKIIRTTKKVKAHDENGDAGIGDRVSLMETRPLSATKRWRLVEVLERAK; from the coding sequence ATGGCAGACACCAAGGGACCCAAGCACACCCCGGCCACCGAGAAGCCGCGCGGCCGTCGCAAGACGGTCATCGGCTACGTGGTCAGCGACAAGATGCAGAAGACGATCGTCGTCGAGCTGGAGGATCGCAAGTCCCACCCGCTCTACGGCAAGATCATCCGGACCACCAAGAAGGTCAAGGCGCACGACGAGAACGGTGACGCCGGCATCGGCGACCGCGTCTCGCTGATGGAGACCCGGCCGCTGTCGGCGACCAAGCGCTGGCGCCTGGTCGAGGTTCTGGAGCGGGCCAAGTAG